From the genome of Deferribacteraceae bacterium V6Fe1:
GATTAGAGGAATTTTTAAAAGAAAATGTCGCAGATGAAAGTATATCAATTGAGGATTTGTCAAAGACATATGGTGCGGTTGCTACAGATATAAGAAATGGCAAAGAGGTCATACTTACCAAAGGTTCCCTTCTAAAAGCAATTTGTGCATCCATCTCTTTCCCCGGCCTTTTCCCACCAACAAATCACAAAGACAAATGGCTCATTGACGGAGGGTTAGTAAATCCCATACCTATATCTTTATGTAGATATTTAGGTGCAGATATTGTCATTGCCGTTAATTTGAATGAATATATTATTTCAAAATCTATTCTGGATTCTGATTTAGAAATTTATACAGATAATAATTTCTTAAATAAAATGGCTGCTTTTTTTGAGAACGTTACCAATCATATATACATACAAAATAACGGAGATAAATCACCATCGCTTTTTGAAACAGTTGAAAATGCGGTAAATATTACTCAAAACACAATCGCAAAATGTAATATGGTTGCTTATCCGCCAAACATATTATTATCACCAAAGCTAACCAATATTGGGTTATTGGATTTTCATTATGCAACGCAAGCAATAGAGGGAGGGAGACGAATCACAAAAAGTAAAATAAATGAAATAAAAAAAGTTTGCTCCAAGTGGCAAATAAATTAGGATAACTACCCAATTACTTTTTTATGGTATCTGTTGTAAGATAATATTCATTAAAAAAGAATAAGATAATTCCAAAAGCAAGAGGTATCAAAAAATAAACTAATCTGAATATCAACAGTGAACCTACCAGTGTGTTTACATCATAGTAGTTTTTTAAATAGAAAATC
Proteins encoded in this window:
- a CDS encoding patatin-like phospholipase family protein, with translation MKLGLALGGGAARGWAHIGVIRELEAHGIIPDIICGTSIGALVGGSYAANNLDKLENVVCSLTKINIIKYIGLNIHKSGIINMSRLEEFLKENVADESISIEDLSKTYGAVATDIRNGKEVILTKGSLLKAICASISFPGLFPPTNHKDKWLIDGGLVNPIPISLCRYLGADIVIAVNLNEYIISKSILDSDLEIYTDNNFLNKMAAFFENVTNHIYIQNNGDKSPSLFETVENAVNITQNTIAKCNMVAYPPNILLSPKLTNIGLLDFHYATQAIEGGRRITKSKINEIKKVCSKWQIN